In Curtobacterium sp. L6-1, a genomic segment contains:
- the alr gene encoding alanine racemase translates to MRSPVSELVVHDDAVRANTAFFARRTGGRLMAVLKADGFGHGALARSVVEAGARSVGVTSIAEALAVRGEDVDVPVLSWLNPVDADFGAAVLADVDLAVPSSAVLSAVARAARAVGRRARVHLHVDVGMARDGCPSTDWPTLCALAREFEGAGDVRVVGVMGHLSCADRPDDPQNVRERLVFDAALRTARRRVLTPAVAHLAATAATLTGAGAGAGAGAGAGAVAGAGYVHRIGAGLFGIDPSGTTDVLRPALTLRTRVVSTRTVRAGTGVGYGHDFTATHDTTLALLPLGYGDGLLRAAAGRAEVLLDGRRRPIVGRFSMDMLVVDTGGDEVRPGTVATLFGPGRHGEPTVADWARWASTIPHEIVTHIGSRVARVHRTTVVGTDTGGTA, encoded by the coding sequence ATGCGCTCCCCGGTGTCGGAGCTGGTCGTCCACGACGACGCGGTCCGGGCGAACACGGCGTTCTTCGCCCGGCGGACCGGTGGTCGGCTCATGGCGGTGCTCAAGGCCGACGGGTTCGGGCACGGGGCCCTCGCCCGGTCGGTCGTCGAGGCCGGCGCCCGCTCGGTCGGCGTGACCTCGATCGCCGAGGCGCTCGCCGTCCGCGGTGAAGACGTCGACGTGCCGGTGCTCAGCTGGCTCAACCCGGTCGACGCCGACTTCGGAGCGGCGGTGCTGGCGGACGTCGACCTGGCGGTGCCGAGCTCGGCCGTCCTGTCCGCCGTCGCCCGGGCAGCGCGAGCCGTCGGACGTCGGGCTCGGGTGCACCTGCACGTGGACGTCGGGATGGCCCGCGACGGGTGCCCGTCCACGGACTGGCCGACGTTGTGCGCCCTCGCCCGCGAGTTCGAGGGGGCCGGAGACGTCCGGGTCGTCGGTGTCATGGGGCACCTGTCGTGCGCCGACCGCCCGGACGACCCGCAGAACGTCCGCGAGCGTCTCGTGTTCGACGCCGCGCTCCGGACCGCCCGGCGCCGCGTGCTCACCCCGGCGGTCGCGCACCTCGCCGCGACCGCCGCGACCCTCACCGGAGCGGGAGCGGGAGCCGGAGCCGGTGCCGGTGCCGGTGCCGTTGCCGGTGCCGGGTACGTGCACCGCATCGGCGCGGGCCTGTTCGGCATCGACCCCTCGGGCACGACCGACGTCCTGCGCCCGGCGCTGACCCTGCGCACCCGGGTCGTGTCCACCAGGACCGTCCGCGCCGGGACCGGTGTCGGGTACGGCCACGACTTCACCGCGACGCACGACACCACGCTCGCGCTCCTCCCACTCGGCTACGGCGACGGACTGCTCCGGGCTGCCGCAGGCCGCGCCGAGGTGCTGCTCGACGGACGACGGCGGCCGATCGTCGGACGGTTCTCGATGGACATGCTCGTCGTCGACACCGGCGGCGACGAGGTGCGCCCGGGCACGGTCGCGACCCTGTTCGGCCCCGGTCGACACGGCGAACCGACCGTCGCCGACTGGGCGCGCTGGGCGTCCACCATCCCGCACGAGATCGTCACCCACATCGGCAGTCGCGTCGCGCGGGTCCACCGCACGACCGTGGTCGGTACGGACACAGGAGGAACAGCATGA
- a CDS encoding CatA-like O-acetyltransferase, translated as MDILRPIDLASWPRREHFEHYRERVPCTYAMTVDVDVTELVDTLRGTPVRSSVAQIWALSAVVNRHAEFRTALDPSGAPAVWDVLHPSFTVFNPERETFASVWTPHREDFVTFHREAADVLDQYRTASSLFPQDDVPPNVFDVSSIPWTSFTGFTLGIRDARDHLAPIFTLGRYRRIEDRVILPLAVQIHHAAADGFHTARLVTELQELFASPQWASGPAS; from the coding sequence ATGGACATCCTCCGGCCCATCGACCTCGCGTCATGGCCGCGCCGCGAGCACTTCGAGCACTACCGCGAACGCGTCCCCTGCACCTACGCGATGACGGTGGACGTCGACGTCACCGAACTCGTCGACACCCTGCGCGGTACTCCGGTCAGGAGTTCCGTGGCGCAGATCTGGGCCCTGTCGGCCGTCGTCAACAGGCACGCCGAGTTCCGCACGGCACTCGACCCCTCCGGTGCCCCGGCCGTGTGGGACGTCCTGCACCCGTCGTTCACGGTGTTCAACCCGGAGCGGGAGACGTTCGCGAGCGTGTGGACGCCGCACCGCGAGGACTTCGTGACGTTCCACCGTGAAGCCGCCGACGTCCTCGACCAGTACCGCACGGCGTCCTCGCTCTTCCCGCAGGACGACGTGCCACCGAACGTGTTCGACGTGTCGAGCATCCCGTGGACGTCGTTCACGGGGTTCACGCTGGGCATCCGGGATGCACGGGACCACCTGGCGCCGATCTTCACCCTCGGCCGCTACCGGCGGATCGAGGACCGGGTCATCCTGCCCTTGGCCGTCCAGATCCACCACGCTGCGGCGGACGGGTTCCACACGGCCCGTCTCGTCACCGAGTTGCAGGAGCTGTTCGCCTCACCGCAGTGGGCCTCCGGACCCGCCAGCTGA
- a CDS encoding GDSL-type esterase/lipase family protein: MSRVRSILQTALTLPARSARFSEFVFRRSDAAFDVFPDDPAAGEVPGAGLDRVLFIGERGELSLGVRTHELSIPAFFARHRAAQYGRGTAWSIASCPSSSIRQLPAVVRGHREQLRECQLVVVMVGITDSLSVMAPATWERHLRDTVEALHEALPRDARVMVGEIPPLDNAGSLSRAARVAAGVHGRALNARSRAVAEDLDRVDVVDFPEELTRSVWRPEAEEHRYRDTYAVWGAHLADHV; this comes from the coding sequence ATGTCACGAGTCCGCTCCATCCTGCAGACCGCCCTCACCCTCCCTGCCCGGAGCGCCCGGTTCAGCGAGTTCGTCTTCCGCCGCTCCGACGCCGCGTTCGACGTGTTCCCGGACGACCCCGCAGCCGGTGAAGTGCCCGGAGCCGGGCTCGACCGTGTCCTGTTCATCGGCGAGCGCGGCGAGTTGTCCCTGGGCGTCCGCACGCACGAGCTGTCGATCCCGGCGTTCTTCGCGCGACACCGTGCCGCTCAGTACGGCCGGGGCACCGCGTGGTCGATCGCGAGCTGCCCGTCGTCGAGCATCCGGCAGCTGCCGGCGGTCGTCCGGGGGCACCGCGAGCAGCTGCGGGAGTGCCAGCTCGTCGTGGTCATGGTCGGGATCACCGACTCCCTGAGCGTGATGGCGCCGGCGACGTGGGAACGACACCTGCGGGACACCGTCGAGGCGCTGCACGAGGCACTGCCCCGGGACGCGCGGGTCATGGTCGGCGAGATCCCGCCCCTCGACAACGCCGGCAGCCTCTCCCGTGCGGCACGTGTCGCGGCAGGGGTGCACGGGCGGGCACTCAACGCCCGGTCCCGCGCCGTGGCGGAGGACCTCGACCGGGTCGACGTCGTCGACTTCCCCGAGGAACTGACCCGGTCGGTGTGGCGCCCCGAGGCCGAGGAGCACCGGTACCGGGACACCTACGCCGTGTGGGGCGCCCACCTGGCCGACCACGTCTGA
- a CDS encoding GNAT family N-acetyltransferase, whose amino-acid sequence MGTAFSIHRTTEDDWPLVRELRIENATDNPISYGATLETTLAMTEDDWRLRARRGQAVDATSLAAVDDTSGRWIGMMSAQSGDTDGTDPVLTGVFVSLAFRGRAHGVADALLGGIVDWADRRGATRLRLYVHEHGTPARRFYARHGFVPTGRTRPVGFTEGTTLEMARPLGQVERGAVRS is encoded by the coding sequence ATGGGCACCGCGTTCTCCATCCACCGCACCACCGAGGACGACTGGCCGCTGGTCCGCGAGCTCCGGATCGAGAACGCGACCGACAACCCGATCTCGTACGGCGCGACGCTCGAGACCACTCTCGCGATGACCGAGGACGACTGGCGGCTCCGGGCCCGCCGGGGTCAGGCGGTCGATGCGACCAGCCTCGCGGCCGTCGACGACACGTCCGGACGGTGGATCGGGATGATGAGCGCGCAGAGCGGGGACACCGACGGCACCGATCCCGTCCTGACCGGCGTCTTCGTCTCGCTGGCCTTCCGCGGTCGTGCGCACGGGGTCGCCGACGCGCTCCTGGGTGGCATCGTCGACTGGGCGGACCGACGCGGTGCGACGCGTCTCCGGTTGTACGTCCACGAGCACGGCACACCGGCCAGACGCTTCTACGCCCGGCACGGCTTCGTGCCGACCGGTCGGACGCGGCCGGTCGGCTTCACGGAGGGGACGACGCTGGAGATGGCCCGTCCCCTGGGGCAGGTCGAGCGCGGGGCGGTGCGGTCGTGA
- the tig gene encoding trigger factor yields MATSTVDKVSDTRVKLTVNVTPEDLKPSIDHAYKHIAEQINIPGFRKGKVPPAIVDQRVGRGEVLNHAVGDAIDTFYRQAVDEQELRILGRAEADVAELPNVKDFSGDLVLTFEVDVRPEFDLPDYGSFELEVDEVEVSDEEIDEELQNLRTRFGTLVTVDRPATSGDFAQLDLTATIGDDEVDSATGVSYEIGSGDLLEGIDEALESLTAGESTTFESKLVGGDREGETAQIAVTVTAVKERELPEADDEFAQIASQFDTLDELKADLKDQIAKSKTFGQGAAARDKLVEKLLESVEIPISEKLIEDEVHRHLEQENRLEDDEHRKEVAESSEKAFRSQILLDSIAEKEQIQVSQEELTQYLIQAASQYGMEPAEFIKVIDQNGQIPGMVGEVARSKAVATVLSKVTVKDTAGNPVDLSAFTAGVAQDADVESDEADDESAEADAK; encoded by the coding sequence TTGGCCACCAGCACCGTCGACAAGGTGAGCGACACCCGCGTCAAGCTCACCGTGAACGTGACGCCGGAAGATCTCAAGCCGAGCATCGACCACGCGTACAAGCACATCGCCGAGCAGATCAACATCCCCGGCTTCCGCAAGGGCAAGGTCCCGCCGGCGATCGTCGACCAGCGCGTCGGCCGTGGCGAGGTCCTGAACCACGCCGTCGGCGACGCCATCGACACCTTCTACCGCCAGGCGGTGGACGAGCAGGAGCTGCGCATCCTCGGCCGTGCCGAGGCCGACGTCGCCGAACTGCCCAACGTTAAGGACTTCTCCGGCGACCTCGTCCTCACCTTCGAGGTGGACGTCCGCCCCGAGTTCGACCTCCCCGACTACGGCTCCTTCGAGCTCGAGGTCGACGAGGTCGAGGTCTCCGACGAGGAGATCGACGAGGAACTGCAGAACCTGCGCACCCGCTTCGGCACCCTCGTGACGGTCGACCGTCCGGCGACGTCCGGTGACTTCGCCCAGCTCGACCTGACCGCCACCATCGGTGACGACGAGGTCGACTCGGCCACCGGCGTCTCCTACGAGATCGGCTCCGGCGACCTGCTCGAGGGCATCGACGAGGCGCTCGAGTCCCTCACCGCAGGCGAGTCCACCACCTTCGAGTCGAAGCTCGTCGGTGGCGACCGCGAGGGCGAGACCGCTCAGATCGCCGTGACCGTCACCGCCGTCAAGGAGCGCGAGCTCCCCGAGGCCGACGACGAGTTCGCCCAGATCGCCAGCCAGTTCGACACGCTCGACGAGCTCAAGGCCGACCTCAAGGACCAGATCGCCAAGTCGAAGACCTTCGGCCAGGGCGCGGCGGCTCGCGACAAGCTCGTCGAGAAGCTCCTCGAGTCGGTGGAGATCCCGATCTCCGAGAAGCTCATCGAGGACGAGGTGCACCGTCACCTCGAGCAGGAGAACCGTCTCGAGGACGACGAGCACCGCAAGGAGGTCGCCGAGTCCAGCGAGAAGGCGTTCCGCTCGCAGATCCTGCTCGACTCCATCGCCGAGAAGGAGCAGATCCAGGTCTCGCAGGAGGAGCTCACGCAGTACCTCATCCAGGCCGCCTCGCAGTACGGCATGGAGCCCGCCGAGTTCATCAAGGTGATCGACCAGAACGGCCAGATCCCCGGCATGGTCGGCGAGGTCGCCCGCTCGAAGGCCGTCGCGACGGTCCTGTCGAAGGTCACCGTCAAGGACACCGCCGGCAACCCGGTCGACCTCTCCGCGTTCACCGCGGGTGTCGCCCAGGACGCCGACGTCGAGTCCGACGAGGCCGACGACGAGTCGGCCGAGGCCGACGCGAAGTAG
- a CDS encoding D-alanine--D-alanine ligase family protein has product MSAHTPRRIAVIGGGRSDEHEVSLASAAAAARAARGNGDEVVALTIDRDGRWRTDDGEARTASDAVRHLTTCDVALPLLHGVHGEDGAVAGLLTMLGVPFAGAPVRAGALAMDKWATKLLAEAAGIATAPAVLVRPGERVGAPPLDLPLVVKPTTGGSSNGVTRVAIADAYRPAIAVARAAGEDVLVESFVTGREVDIALFRDRDGALRAGATLEVGVDRDGVFDRARKYDGTAEFTVPARVAPDEHEAVDRAARVLYGVLGCSGVARFDFFATGAGVVLNEVNTTPGFTERSQVPLMYAAVGLGYGELITELVEAALVGPGPVVSGPVESEPSVR; this is encoded by the coding sequence ATGAGCGCACACACCCCACGACGGATCGCCGTGATCGGTGGTGGACGCAGCGACGAGCACGAGGTCTCCCTGGCCTCCGCCGCGGCGGCGGCCCGGGCAGCCCGCGGGAACGGCGACGAGGTCGTCGCGCTCACCATTGACCGGGACGGCCGCTGGCGCACCGACGACGGGGAGGCCCGCACCGCCTCCGACGCGGTCCGGCACCTCACGACGTGCGACGTCGCCCTGCCGCTCCTGCACGGCGTGCACGGGGAGGACGGTGCCGTCGCCGGGCTCCTCACCATGCTCGGCGTCCCCTTCGCCGGTGCTCCGGTGCGGGCCGGCGCCCTGGCCATGGACAAGTGGGCAACGAAGCTCCTCGCCGAGGCGGCGGGGATCGCCACCGCACCCGCCGTGCTCGTCCGCCCGGGCGAGCGCGTGGGAGCGCCGCCGCTCGACCTGCCGCTCGTGGTGAAACCCACGACGGGAGGCTCGAGCAACGGCGTCACGCGCGTCGCCATCGCGGACGCGTACCGCCCGGCGATCGCTGTCGCCCGTGCCGCGGGGGAGGACGTGCTCGTCGAGTCCTTCGTGACCGGCCGTGAGGTCGACATCGCCCTCTTCCGGGACCGCGACGGCGCGCTGCGGGCCGGAGCGACGCTCGAGGTCGGCGTCGACCGGGACGGTGTGTTCGACCGGGCGCGCAAGTACGACGGGACCGCGGAGTTCACCGTGCCCGCCCGGGTCGCACCGGACGAGCACGAGGCGGTCGACCGGGCGGCGCGGGTCCTCTACGGGGTGCTCGGCTGCTCGGGGGTGGCGCGCTTCGACTTCTTCGCCACCGGCGCCGGCGTCGTGCTCAACGAGGTGAACACCACGCCCGGGTTCACCGAGCGGTCGCAGGTGCCGCTCATGTACGCGGCGGTCGGCCTGGGGTACGGGGAGCTGATCACGGAACTCGTCGAGGCGGCGCTGGTCGGACCGGGGCCGGTCGTGTCGGGACCGGTCGAGTCGGAGCCGTCCGTGCGCTGA
- a CDS encoding ATP-dependent Clp protease proteolytic subunit produces MAEATLNPSVFDRLLRDRIVWLGSEVRDDNSNEIAAKLLLLAAEDPEKDIYLYINSPGGSITAGMAIYDTMQFVPNDIVTVGIGLAASMGQFLLSSGTPGKRYITPNARVLLHQPSGGFGGTAADIQTQAKVILDMKQRMAELTAEQTGKSIEQILKDNDRDNWFTAQEALEYGFVDHLRASSAEVIGGGGTVTDGETPTPAAEPDAQS; encoded by the coding sequence ATGGCCGAAGCAACACTGAACCCCAGTGTTTTTGACCGCCTTCTGAGAGACCGGATCGTGTGGCTCGGCTCCGAGGTCCGCGACGACAACTCGAACGAGATCGCAGCCAAGCTGCTGCTCCTCGCCGCCGAGGACCCTGAGAAGGACATCTACCTCTACATCAACTCGCCCGGTGGCTCGATCACCGCCGGCATGGCGATCTACGACACGATGCAGTTCGTGCCGAACGACATCGTCACGGTGGGCATCGGCCTCGCCGCCTCGATGGGGCAGTTCCTGCTCTCGTCCGGCACGCCCGGCAAGCGCTACATCACCCCGAACGCCCGCGTGCTCCTGCACCAGCCGTCCGGTGGCTTCGGCGGTACCGCCGCGGACATCCAGACGCAGGCGAAGGTCATCCTCGACATGAAGCAGCGGATGGCCGAGCTGACCGCCGAGCAGACCGGCAAGTCGATCGAGCAGATCCTCAAGGACAACGACCGCGACAACTGGTTCACGGCGCAGGAAGCCCTCGAGTACGGCTTCGTCGACCACCTCCGTGCCTCGTCCGCCGAGGTCATCGGCGGCGGCGGAACCGTCACCGACGGCGAGACGCCGACCCCGGCCGCCGAGCCCGACGCCCAGTCCTGA
- a CDS encoding TetR/AcrR family transcriptional regulator, translating into MPRAGLDAAVVTQAAAALADEIGLAQVSMSTVAERLGVKAPSLYKHVGGLTDLTRRIAVVAVAELGDALRDATQGRAGRDALAAAAGAVRRYVREHPGRYAATTGARPEDADDPLTLALDRTLASFEAVFRDYGLDPADQVHALRMLRSVLHGFATLEVSGGFQMGTDVDESFAWLIDFLDRGLRAGTAR; encoded by the coding sequence GTGCCTAGGGCCGGACTCGACGCGGCGGTCGTCACCCAGGCCGCCGCCGCACTCGCCGACGAGATCGGACTCGCGCAGGTGAGCATGAGCACCGTCGCGGAGCGGCTCGGCGTCAAGGCGCCGTCGCTCTACAAGCACGTCGGCGGGCTCACCGACCTCACCCGACGCATCGCGGTCGTGGCGGTCGCCGAACTCGGCGATGCACTGCGGGACGCGACACAGGGGCGGGCCGGGAGGGACGCCCTCGCCGCAGCCGCCGGTGCGGTCCGCCGGTACGTCCGTGAGCACCCCGGCCGGTACGCAGCCACGACCGGTGCCCGTCCCGAGGACGCCGACGACCCGCTCACCCTCGCGCTGGACCGAACGCTGGCCTCGTTCGAGGCGGTGTTCCGTGACTACGGGCTCGACCCGGCGGACCAGGTGCACGCGCTGCGGATGCTCCGGAGCGTGCTGCACGGCTTCGCGACGCTCGAGGTCTCCGGCGGCTTCCAGATGGGGACCGACGTCGACGAGAGCTTCGCGTGGCTGATCGACTTCCTGGACCGCGGCCTGCGCGCCGGCACGGCACGATGA
- a CDS encoding response regulator transcription factor — MRVLIVEDEPLLAEAVRDGLRLEAIATDVAPDGHTALELLSLNTYDVAVLDRDVPGPSGDAIAAHVVASGSGTPILMLTAADRFDDKASGFAVGADDYLTKPFDLRELVLRLRALARRRTPSRPPVLEFGGVRIDPFRREVVRDGHFVALTRKQFAVLEVLVAAAGGVVSAEDLLERAWDENADPFTNAVRITVSTLRKRLGEPEVIVTVPGVGYRIAASTAEEARPS, encoded by the coding sequence GTGCGTGTGCTGATCGTGGAGGACGAACCGTTGCTGGCGGAGGCCGTCCGCGACGGGCTCCGGCTCGAGGCGATCGCCACTGACGTCGCCCCGGACGGCCACACGGCCCTGGAACTGCTCAGCCTCAACACGTACGACGTCGCCGTGCTCGACCGGGACGTGCCGGGCCCGTCCGGGGACGCGATCGCCGCGCACGTGGTCGCCTCGGGCAGCGGGACGCCGATCCTCATGCTCACCGCAGCCGACCGGTTCGACGACAAGGCGTCCGGGTTCGCCGTCGGCGCCGACGACTACCTGACGAAGCCGTTCGACCTCCGCGAGCTGGTCCTGCGCCTCCGTGCCCTCGCCCGTCGTCGCACGCCCTCCCGCCCGCCGGTCCTGGAGTTCGGCGGGGTGCGCATCGACCCCTTCCGGCGGGAGGTCGTCCGTGACGGCCACTTCGTGGCCCTCACCCGCAAGCAGTTCGCGGTGCTGGAGGTCCTGGTCGCCGCCGCCGGCGGCGTCGTCAGCGCCGAGGACCTGCTCGAACGCGCGTGGGACGAGAACGCCGACCCGTTCACGAACGCCGTCCGGATCACGGTGTCGACCCTGCGCAAGCGGCTCGGTGAGCCGGAGGTCATCGTGACGGTACCCGGCGTCGGGTACCGGATCGCCGCCTCCACGGCCGAGGAGGCCCGCCCATCGTGA
- a CDS encoding alpha/beta fold hydrolase, with the protein MLEHIALAGGTIAVDVSGTGPLVVLAHGMGDSRHSYRFVEPELVAAGYRVANVDIRGCGDSSTGWSGYGRADIATDLVAVVRHLGGPAVIVGQSISGGAATIAAADAPDVVAGIVELAPFTRAQSFDLGGFLRNRNRHRSGTSQLLKVMTTGSLPGWLAYLDVAVPTKPADWTQERARIEETLRQPERMAVLRAMTKTSPADAGARLADVRCPVLVVEGSADPDWADPAAEGRRILADLPAGLGELAVIEGAGHYPHTETPGDVLALLLPFLGRTLASATTDADRA; encoded by the coding sequence ATGCTCGAACACATCGCACTCGCGGGCGGCACCATCGCCGTCGACGTCAGCGGTACCGGACCCCTCGTCGTCCTCGCGCACGGCATGGGTGACAGCCGGCACTCGTACCGCTTCGTCGAGCCGGAGCTCGTCGCCGCCGGGTACCGGGTCGCCAACGTCGACATCCGCGGGTGCGGCGACTCGAGCACCGGCTGGTCCGGCTACGGCCGTGCCGACATCGCGACCGACCTGGTCGCCGTCGTCCGGCACCTCGGCGGTCCCGCCGTCATCGTCGGACAGTCGATCAGCGGTGGCGCGGCCACGATCGCCGCAGCCGATGCTCCCGACGTCGTCGCGGGCATCGTCGAGCTCGCCCCCTTCACCCGCGCGCAGTCGTTCGACCTCGGCGGGTTCCTCCGCAACCGCAACCGGCACCGCTCCGGCACGTCCCAGCTGCTCAAGGTCATGACGACCGGCAGCCTGCCCGGGTGGCTCGCCTACCTGGACGTCGCCGTCCCCACGAAGCCCGCCGACTGGACGCAGGAGCGCGCCCGCATCGAGGAGACCCTGCGGCAGCCCGAGCGGATGGCGGTCCTCCGCGCGATGACGAAGACCTCCCCGGCCGACGCCGGCGCCCGGCTGGCGGACGTCCGCTGCCCCGTGCTCGTCGTCGAGGGCAGCGCCGACCCCGACTGGGCGGACCCCGCTGCCGAGGGACGCCGCATCCTGGCCGACTTGCCCGCCGGGCTCGGCGAACTCGCCGTCATCGAGGGCGCCGGCCACTACCCGCACACCGAGACCCCGGGTGACGTCCTGGCGCTCCTCCTCCCGTTCCTCGGACGCACCCTCGCCTCCGCCACGACGGACGCCGACCGTGCCTAG
- a CDS encoding M15 family metallopeptidase: MSFPVSRRRPPRPEQSARPRHRVLVPGLTLVLLLVLAVLLAGCAVRSTVEGVAGADSGPSVASATGRAGGETPSDASVFDDTLPAVTRLDPALLAALRHAAGDAADEDVTFVLNSGWRSAAYQQQLLRDAVDEYGSVHEAARWVATPTTSAHVRGDAVDIGSWDAASWLSDHGDAYGLCQIYANEGWHFELRPEAVQSGCPEMFVDPTQDPRMRQ, encoded by the coding sequence ATGTCCTTCCCCGTGAGCCGTCGCCGTCCGCCGCGTCCCGAGCAGTCCGCCCGTCCCCGTCACCGGGTCCTCGTGCCGGGCCTGACCCTCGTCCTCCTCCTCGTGCTCGCCGTCCTGCTGGCGGGGTGCGCGGTCCGCTCAACCGTCGAGGGTGTGGCGGGCGCCGACTCCGGGCCGTCGGTGGCCTCGGCGACGGGCCGCGCCGGTGGGGAGACCCCGTCGGACGCCTCGGTCTTCGACGACACGCTGCCCGCCGTCACGCGGCTCGATCCCGCGCTCCTCGCCGCCCTCCGGCACGCTGCCGGGGACGCCGCGGACGAGGACGTCACCTTCGTCCTCAACAGCGGGTGGCGCTCTGCCGCGTACCAGCAGCAGCTCCTGCGCGACGCGGTCGACGAGTACGGCTCGGTGCACGAGGCCGCCCGCTGGGTGGCGACCCCGACGACGTCGGCACACGTCCGCGGTGACGCCGTCGACATCGGGTCGTGGGACGCGGCGAGCTGGCTGTCCGACCACGGGGACGCCTACGGCCTGTGCCAGATCTACGCGAATGAGGGGTGGCACTTCGAGCTCCGCCCGGAGGCCGTCCAGTCGGGGTGTCCGGAGATGTTCGTCGACCCGACGCAGGACCCCCGGATGCGGCAGTGA
- a CDS encoding sensor histidine kinase — translation MTRRPGLSVRWRLTLSYAAVVVVTGVLLLAVVWVFLLRYVPTEQISLQSGSVPNRTDLVRAFVPPAVGALGALLVAGLLGGWLLAGRVLAPLARLRTAARLVGTGSLAHRVRLPGRDDEFRQLADAFDAMLDQLEAHVAAQERFAANASHELRTPLAITRTVLEVARDDPEHDHSALVTKLLTVNARAVDLTEALLLLSRAGRRPTARQPVDLSLAAEEATEALLPLAEARGVALEVEGTAAHAPGVPALLLQLVVNLVHNAVVHNVERDGGGVPFVRVTTASGTLDGGSVAVLVVENSGQELPPELVATLTEPFQRGTARVHQDQVGAGLGLAIVDAVVRAHEGTLRLDPRAGGGLVVTVRLPGAGTPPTP, via the coding sequence GTGACGAGACGGCCCGGCCTGAGCGTGCGGTGGCGTCTCACCCTCAGCTACGCGGCGGTGGTGGTCGTGACGGGCGTGCTCCTGCTCGCCGTCGTCTGGGTCTTCCTGCTGCGCTACGTCCCGACGGAGCAGATCTCCCTGCAGTCCGGGTCGGTCCCGAACCGGACCGACCTGGTGCGGGCCTTCGTCCCGCCCGCGGTGGGCGCCCTCGGCGCCCTGCTGGTGGCGGGCCTCCTGGGTGGGTGGCTGCTGGCGGGCCGGGTGCTCGCGCCGCTCGCCCGCTTGCGGACCGCGGCCCGGCTGGTCGGGACGGGGTCGCTGGCGCACCGGGTGCGGTTGCCGGGGCGGGACGACGAGTTCCGTCAGCTGGCGGACGCGTTCGACGCGATGCTGGACCAGCTGGAGGCGCACGTGGCAGCGCAGGAGCGCTTCGCCGCGAACGCGTCGCACGAGCTTCGCACCCCGCTGGCGATCACGCGCACGGTCCTCGAGGTCGCGCGCGACGACCCCGAGCACGACCACTCGGCGCTCGTCACGAAGTTGCTCACGGTGAACGCCCGAGCGGTCGACCTGACGGAGGCGCTGCTCCTGCTCAGTCGCGCGGGTCGCCGCCCGACAGCGCGGCAGCCCGTCGACCTGTCCCTCGCGGCCGAGGAGGCGACCGAGGCGTTGCTGCCGCTCGCCGAGGCACGCGGGGTCGCGCTCGAGGTGGAGGGCACGGCCGCACACGCGCCTGGCGTGCCCGCGCTCCTGCTGCAGCTCGTCGTGAACCTCGTCCACAACGCGGTCGTGCACAACGTCGAGCGTGACGGCGGCGGCGTGCCGTTCGTCCGGGTGACCACCGCCTCCGGCACGCTCGACGGCGGATCGGTAGCGGTACTGGTGGTCGAGAACAGCGGCCAGGAACTCCCGCCCGAGCTCGTCGCGACCCTGACCGAACCGTTCCAACGCGGGACCGCCCGGGTGCACCAGGACCAGGTCGGCGCCGGACTGGGGCTCGCGATCGTGGACGCCGTCGTCCGTGCCCACGAGGGGACGCTGCGGCTCGACCCGCGTGCGGGAGGTGGGCTCGTCGTGACGGTGCGGCTGCCGGGCGCGGGCACTCCCCCGACCCCGTAG